The sequence GAATAAAACAGACAAATTGCACCGACAGTCACTATGAGGTCTGTTTCacacaggaattttcacatgcaccttaatgagcaagtgaatttgctcattcaccgttagatataggcttattaacgAGGCCACCGAACTTCATTTTCCTTCAATAAATCACTAACTTCATATTTGATTTCAGTAGTCATTCCGGCTGGCCAATTTGTGTATAAAAACTTACGGAATATTGACGTGGCATAGATTACAGTTGACTAGTATATACCAACTAGGCATCACCTTGGACATAGATGTTAATTTTTTGTGGCCTAGGATGTGCCACATTTCTACTACATGAGCCGCAAAAGTAAGACATGTCCGGCGTAGCGCTTAGTTGGCATATAGTCAACTGTCTTATGTGTCACATCAATATTCCGGTGAGTTTTTACACACAAACTGGCCAGAATGACTTTATTGAGATTAAAGTGCATAAACTTTaatgaaaaatgaaatttagtaaGCTTTGTGAAACAAAGCCCAAAATTTAGTGACCATAGGTGCATTTTACCCTGAATAAAATCCTTGCAGAGTTCTCTTAACAGCTTTTCATGGCAAATTCCGGTAAAGaacaaaattcaaaaaatgTCCAATATTGAACATCTTTCTGCGTATGTTCAAACAAACAAGCGATAGCAGTAGCAGCATGCAACATACACCAGCATTCCCATGCCCTAGGTATGTCTCCATCATGAAATTGTTTACCTTTACAATGCTGATATAAAGTAAagttaattaaattgaaatttttaaaaattcttttttttttcgggCGACcaggtaatttttttattggaatCAGCCGTGTACAGTTAATGCAGTGGGAGCGCTCATCTTGCATTCCCTGATGAAGGATAACAATTTGCTCGTCAAGCTGACTGGCTGGCTTACGAGTTTGGGTTTTTTTGGTGCATAAGAGCATCTCCCAGAGACTCTTAGTACaatctctaaaaaaaatataaacaattgactcTTAGTTCTTTAAGAGTATAAAAATACAcgtcatctccaacaatactcatactcactctttatttatttatttatcattaaaattattatgtaTTATCATATTTATCAATAGTGAAAGGAGACAGACTCGTTTAATTAGTAGTGCATTACACACACTAGCACTAAGTCAAACGTTTTTCTCCAATTGCATACCCTGTATGTAATACATTGCCAATAGAACTCTCAAAGGGCCAAATTGAAGTCCAGGGATCAAATATTAGCTTCTACCTTAATATAAAACTGAACTCATTACACATTTTCACCCTCCTTTCTCTTGAAAATAGGAGAatgcacattttttttgtatagaATTAAAAGAGACTATTGGTTTTAGGAACATGCTTTGAACCTAGTCAAGAAGTTGAAGGGTTACTTCATTCTTCACAATTTATTAATTGAAGATGGAGTATTCGAAACATTAGATTATTGGTATCTGGCCTATTGGTTTGGTTCTTTGTTTCCTATTAATAGTGGCTCCTATTTCAGAAGTCAATTAATCGAAAGAAGTCTCGCTCTGCACACACCTGTAAAATTGTGTGTGTGATCAAAATTGAGTGGGAGTGTACTTGGATTTTCTATAGCGAGCGAGTATTTAAGTATTGTAATACTTGTTCCTTCATTCTCATATAGTGAAAGTGATTAATGCAGTAGCTCCGGAAGTAACCATCTTTAGGTGAACCTCGTTAAAAATTATGTgttctttcttgtttgtttatttcctttatttcatgtttttattcCGCGTTTGTCATTATATCTTGGAAGAAGAATTTGGTGTTGTGTAGTTTAAATTCCTAACACTTTCATGAATGAAAACATCTACAACACAAATACATATAATAGACTAACTCATCTCAACTTTGGATTTAAAGAAGAGATTAAATAATCTACACAAAGATGCATCTTTATTCAAGTAAATGGAGAAGTAGTAGCAAACCTCTGAGCATACTGAATGTTATTAGTTCATCGACTAATTTTTGTCGAGCAACATCGAGTCTTCCATTCATAAAATGCTTCTTCAATTTTGCCCAATAACCACATACATTATACCCATCAACAAGCAAGACAGGAACTGCATTGTCTATAATCTGATTTGTACTGTAATTATGGTTAGAAAATCATATAGAAACACTTCTAAATAGACTTAACATATAGATAGTTCAAACATAAGTGTTTGGAACCTGAAAAGAGTATTACTAATAGAGAGACAAGGTCGGATCGCGATAGAGCTCTGTATCGTCTGGAATATCCTCCTTCTGCACCTTCTTTCTCCTGTAACTCGTAGCCGGCTTAGGTGTGCTAGACTTCCTCTTTTGAAATTCCTGCAGGATCTTCATTGGATTAGAAATCAAAGTGGAATTTATACAGCCAGCCATTTTTACATGTCTCAGCACACAAACTCACCTTCCATAACTTCAGAAACTGCAAATTCTGCTTGAGATTTGTTGTAATCCTTGGAGGTGTTTCAGAATCCTATCATTGAAATGATTGCTATGACTGTCTAATTTGGAAACATAGAATCATAAATGCATTAGAACTTTCATAAATCAATATACTGTGATTAAGGGAATTTGATCCTTCAACTTGGTTTGTGGGATGAATTTGTCCACAAATGAACTTCGGATATTAATTTGATCCTCTCGATTTGTCATTTTTGgtcaaatcaaaccaaaataaCACGTGACAACATATGAGATTGACACGTGtgcaaaaaaataaagaagTACATGAAGCACGGACATGGGTTCTCATACAGTACAATTGCGGGTGTGTCAAAAggcatttttaaaaaatatgagacatGGGTACGGCGAGGACACGCCAAATTTatacaaatatcataaataacaTTCATTAGTCATTATAAACCATAAATAACATCCTTAATAAgtcattaattcatcaaaaagaaACATTTAATAATTCTTTTCATTagattctgatttcttttttattagggttttatgttatttttgtatatatcaaCCCCTcttttttgtaaaattatttaaaaaataccTCTATATTCTACTTAATTAAGTTAGAATCCATGTTCCAGTAGTGTCCCCGAAGTGTCcccaattaaaaaagaaaagaaaaagagggaCACTTATTCTGGAGTGTCGGCTGCGTGTCCCAGTGTGTCCCCGTAGTGTCACATTTGTACGTTGACCTCCTAGAATTGTAGGTGCTTCCTAGATCATACTACATTTCACCTCTAGACTAATTTGACCAACAATGTAAGAACTAAACTTAGTACCCGCTTGGTTCTCCTTTGTATAGctcatttttgtttgttttactCCAAAACATAGATAtaaattgtttggttaggatTGAGATTCAACTGTTGATAGCTATTTTGGAACGAAAATTAGCTAACATCAACTAACACTAGAAAACAACAGTAGAACCAAACATGCAATATTCCTAATTATCAAAGGATAGGGTACGAAAAATAGCCtcaagatttttggggaagtactaATCTCATCTCAATGTACAATTTTAGCCTCATTGTTTgtgaaatggtaccaatttagtcCCAAATTCAGTTACGcgaacctaaattggtaccatttcacAAATATTGAAGTTTAAATGGTACTATTTTATATGTTGGCGCTAGATAGACActttattttggtaccttatcccaattATCAATATAATAAATTTGAACTTAAAGCAAAAATCTATGAGAATAAAAGAAGACAAACTGATCAAACTGATGCTAATCAACAAACCCTAGGTTTTCTCCATTAATTGAACAATGATGCAATTGAATCTCAAAATTACCACATGCATcgttcaattcaatttagcttCTAAGAGTAATCTTAATCAATGTCCAGAAGAGTGAATTGCTGCTAATCAACAAGATTTATCTCAGATCAGAGAAACAAACAATACAGAATTAGGAAAATACCTTAGGAGAAGAAGGGCGTGGCTTCTTGCTCTTTCCCATTACGATACAgtaaaaaggagaagaagacgAAGACGAAGAAGAGTAATACGGATTAACTCCATGACTGCTACATGGATATGGTAAAGGACAAGTTTTCATGGATTTACTTCAAATTGGGGCCAGATTTTCTTCTTTTCCGAATCTGTAAAAATGCTTCCCTTTCAGCTTAATTCCCGCCTATAAAACTTGGATTCTGAACACAGAAAAGAAGATGAACTCATTATCGATTACCTGTATACAATAAATATGAATTGAAGAGATGGATATGAGGATATATCATCGTACAGAAAGCAAGGACCCCATATTTGTGGGAAAGGAAGCTCTGCTCTGCTCTGCTCTGCTCTACTCTATTCTACTCTCTCCTCTAAGATTTATTCCTTTCTTTATCGTCTCAGTAACGACGTGtcgtttaaatgtttttttctttttctttttctttctttaatttattttgggataaagtactaaaataagcctaagatttttagggaagtaccaatttaggttcaacgttcaaaatagcactaatataagcttaacgtttacaacataatatcaatttaggtttaacgtttacaatatatcatcaatttaggcctcacgtacaaaatagcaccaatatagatttaacgtttacaaaataatacgaatttaaccttaacgttttacaaaatatatacaatttaaactaaacgtcataattaaattaatcatattatattctttccctattaattttatatattatctttttatttagttctatatctatatatatatatattataatataaaacagtaacgatggagttgatgtgtcacttcctccttttttactgataaaaaaaataatataatatattaattttaattatattattatatttatctataaaaagattattttatctgtactatatctaagagttctacaaaatttaaattaatccttaaaatctctctaattctctgcacatctatatatttatatataatataaaacagtaacgatggagctgatgtgtcacttcctcattttttactgataaaaaatattatataatatataatatattaattttaattatataattatatttatatataaaaagattattttatccgtactatatctaacagttctacaaaatttaaattaatccctaaaatctctctaattctctgcacatctatatctatatatatatataatataaaacagtaacgattgagctaaggtgtcacttcctcattttttactgataaaaaatattatataatatataatatattaattttaattatattattatatttatgtataaaaagattattttatccgtactatatctaagaattctacaaaatttaaattaatccctaaaatctttctaattctctgcacatctatatatttatatataatataaaacagtaacgatggagctgaggtgtcacttcctcattttttactgataaaaaatattatataatatataatatattaattttaattatattattatatttatgtataaaaaaattattttatccgtactatatctaagagttctacaaaatttaaattaatccctaaaatctttctaattctctgcatatctatctatatataatatacaacagtaacgatggagctgaagtgccacttcctccttttttactgataaaaatataatataatatataatattttaattttaattatattattatatttatctataaaaagattatttaaagtaatgtgaaaataaaataataatatttaatttatatagcatctttatatcattaattgtaattattatattatatttttgttaatatttatatgataagatgaatccgtgcgatagttcttatttattataatacaattaattagttttctttcccattaaaatcttatattcgtTTTTCATAAAAGATTCCAATACTACTAATAGTcatggaatttaggagtcatgaaATGGTtgataaaaaacaaatataaggttttaatgggcaataaaactaattaattgtattataataaataagaaaatagaactaaataaaaagataacatataaagttaataggaaaaaaatataatatggttaatttaattgtgacgtttagcttaaattggatatattttgtaaacgttaagcttaaattcgtattatttatattggtgctattttgtatgtgagACCTAAATtaatgctatattgtaaacgttaagtctaaattgatattatgttgtaaacgttaagcctatattggtgctattttgaacattgagcctaaattgatatttttttaaaaaccttaggcctattttggtacattatcccatttatttttaattctaaacctaagataaaaaaatttatgataGAATTTTGaaacatttattttttagtagaaaaatcaactaatatctactCAATAATAGGGATATGAATCGGTACGATTTACACCGCATACCGAACCGAACGATTGCATTCGGTTTTCCAGTTCAGTTATTTGGACAATTCGGTTCAGCGTCGGTTTTATTTTTTGGTGCATTTCGATATTCGTTTCGGTATGGTTCGGTctgataaaaaaatgtaaaaaaaccgaaccgtaccaaattacacatattttatattattttatatatatacacatatatttgaatttacagtttaattttgtttattcttgttgagataataagctaatatgaatatattttgaaagtatttcGAATATTTTattgttgaggtaaatttaatgatgaaatatagtgatttttatttttgtttttattttttaactaaatttggtttgttcggtttaaaaccgaaccaaatatttggttcggttatatttcggttttatatgttatttggTTCGGTGTCGGTGTGCATTATTATGGTAATTACGGTATTCGGTATTCGATTTTTTCGGTTCAGTTTTAAACCGATACACCTCCCTACCTAGCAACAACAAAAAGAAACAGATGAACCAAAATAATCGTTATCCGAGTCTCCCTTCTCTTACTAGaaaatctaaaataaatattcGTAAGAGATTTGATAGTTAGTGTTATCATTTTCTATCTAATGTTGGGAGGTTCACATAAATTtgaggtaaattacatacgtggtatacaacatttacccattttcacactttggtgtaccaCCAAAAATTTATCACACTAAACTCTACAAGTTTCAAGTGacttcccactaaagtgtaccgtcggtttttgtgaccggtcaacgctagTCAACTATGTCACGTCAGCATTTTcattgtagaattaaaaaaagtggGACTCACTCTTTATAATGACTAATATAGCCTTATATCTTATAAAATTACTACaataccctcatcttcttccttcaatccctctctcccatttctctctctacgtcttctctctcactcctctctctccaCATATTCCAACTTAATTGCAGTGCTGAAACAGCAAAAATCAAAATCCAGGAATTGAATTACAAAGTTCTTAACATCAACAGTGACTCCAAGAATCTAAGGTTGTAAGAGAAGATCGTATTGTGCCAGCTCGTCATCTATAAGTCCAACAAATCAATATTCTACAAATATTACCTGCAATGATAGTAGCGATTTAGTTGTGACACGTGAATTGGGTAATTCGAGTCTGATAAACTACGTTGGATCTTGCACAACAAAGGTGTTAGTTCCAGCTACTGAATCGATGATTGAGCTATTGGAGACAAATCTGAGATTTTTCACTGGATAATTTGTTGGTGAGGCATGTTCTTTTTCTATTGGAGTTTGTGGTTACAACTCATCATTCGCTTGTTATTGTTTTGATGCTCAACATCGATAGTTTTCCTGCGAAATAGAGGGggtgagttagagagagaaagaacaaACTCCACCAATTTCCATAATCAATGgctaaattacatacgtggtgtacaacctttaccccaaaTCACACTCTGGTGtataaccaaaattttgtcacactaaaccgtacgaacttcaagtgacctctcactaaagtgtacagccgatttttgtgaccggtcaaaGTTGGTCAACTATGtcacgtcagcatttttcagttgtagaattaaaaaaaagtggGATCCACTTTTTATGGAATTACTAATATGACCTTAAAccttataaaattactaa comes from Euphorbia lathyris chromosome 8, ddEupLath1.1, whole genome shotgun sequence and encodes:
- the LOC136203011 gene encoding uncharacterized protein isoform X1, with amino-acid sequence MKTCPLPYPCSSHGVNPYYSSSSSSSSPFYCIVMGKSKKPRPSSPKDSETPPRITTNLKQNLQFLKLWKEFQKRKSSTPKPATSYRRKKVQKEDIPDDTELYRDPTLSLYYTNQIIDNAVPVLLVDGYNVCGYWAKLKKHFMNGRLDVARQKLVDELITFSMLREVKVVVVFDALLSGLPTHKETFNCIDLIFSGESDADSWIEKEVVALREDGCPKVWVVTSDHNQQHAAHGAGAFVWSCKALVSEIKGAHKEVEMMLEEQRSTSFQGRLLKHNLDSEVVDALKDMRNKLAEIENESKRR
- the LOC136203011 gene encoding uncharacterized protein isoform X2: MKTCPLPYPCSSHGVNPYYSSSSSSSSPFYCIVMGKSKKPRPSSPKDSETPPRITTNLKQNLQFLKLWKEFQKRKSSTPKPATSYRRKKVQKEDIPDDTELYRDPTLSLYYTNQIIDNAVPVLLVDGYNVCGYWAKLKKHFMNGRLDVARQKLVDELITFSMLREVKVVVVFDALLSGLPTHKETFNCIDLIFSGESDADSWIEKEVVALREDGCPKVWVVTSDHNQQHAAHGAGAFVWSCKALVSEKIRKIFSCIIFSGKQTGP